One Bacteroidales bacterium genomic window carries:
- a CDS encoding DUF502 domain-containing protein has protein sequence MKRLFRYFLQGLLLVAPTALTIFIVYWVFDLIDGPIRTLIANAFHIRIPGVGLLCTFLIVAFVGWIGQWFLFKPFGQFIDRIFERIPILKMIYTSVNDFINAFVGEKKKFTKPVIVKVSMVSELEKIGFITSEDLADLGAEGKVAVLFPHSYNWSGEMFIVPKANVRPLNLPPSEVMKFALTGGVTRV, from the coding sequence ATGAAAAGACTGTTCCGTTATTTCCTCCAGGGGCTGCTGCTGGTGGCACCCACTGCACTTACCATATTCATTGTGTACTGGGTATTCGACCTTATCGACGGTCCAATCCGTACCCTTATTGCCAACGCATTTCACATCCGCATACCGGGTGTGGGGTTGCTTTGCACATTCCTGATCGTTGCCTTTGTGGGATGGATCGGACAGTGGTTTCTTTTTAAACCTTTCGGCCAGTTCATCGACCGTATTTTTGAGCGGATTCCCATCCTCAAAATGATCTACACATCGGTGAACGATTTCATAAACGCCTTTGTGGGCGAAAAGAAGAAATTCACCAAGCCGGTAATTGTGAAAGTAAGCATGGTTTCGGAACTTGAAAAAATAGGTTTTATAACTTCCGAGGATCTTGCTGACCTTGGTGCCGAAGGCAAGGTAGCCGTTCTTTTTCCGCATTCCTATAACTGGTCGGGTGAAATGTTCATTGTCCCGAAGGCCAATGTACGTCCCTTGAACCTCCCCCCTTCGGAAGTGATGAAATTTGCCTTAACGGGTGGTGTGACAAGAGTATAG